The following are from one region of the Numenius arquata chromosome 23, bNumArq3.hap1.1, whole genome shotgun sequence genome:
- the CRHR1 gene encoding corticotropin-releasing factor receptor 1 — protein MVPSLRPALLLLLQAFLLWDSPVAASIQEQYCESLPPVTNHTGPQCNASVDLIGTCWPRSAVGQLVARPCPEYFYGVRYNTTNNGYRECLANGSWAARVNYSQCQEILSEEKKSKLHYHIAVIINYLGHCVSLGALLVAFVLFMRLRSIRCLRNIIHWNLITAFILRNATWFVVQLTMNPEVHESNVVWCRLVTAAYNYFHVTNFFWMFGEGCYLHTAIVLTYSTDKLRKWMFICIGWCIPFPIIVAWAIGKLYYDNEKCWFGKRAGVYTDYIYQGPMILVLLINFIFLFNIVRILMTKLRASTTSETIQYRKAVKATLVLLPLLGITYMLFFVNPGEDEISRIVFIYFNSFLESFQGFFVSVFYCFLNSEVRSAVRKRWHRWQDKHSIRARVARAMSIPTSPTRVSFHSIKQSTAV, from the exons gtCCCCAGTGCAATGCCTCAGTAGACCTGATCGGCACTTGTTGGCCCCGGAGCGCAGTGGGACAGCTGGTTGCTCGGCCCTGCCCTGAATATTTCTACGGTGTGCGGTACAACACCACAA ACAATGGCTACAGGGAATGCCTCGCTAATGGGAGCTGGGCAGCGCGGGTCAACTATTCCCAGTGCCAGGAGATCCTCAGTGAAGAG AAGAAGAGCAAGCTGCACTACCACATCGCTGTCATCATCAACTACCTGGGGCACTGTGTCTCGCTGGGGGCCCTCCTCGTGGCTTTCGTCCTCTTCATGCGCCTGCG GAGCATCCGGTGCCTGAGGAACATCATCCACTGGAACCTGATCACAGCCTTCATCCTGCGCAACGCCACGTGGTTTGTGGTGCAGCTCACGATGAACCCAGAGGTGCACGAGAGCAACGTG GTCTGGTGCCGCTTGGTCACTGCCGCCTACAATTATTTCCACGTCACCAACTTTTTCTGGATGTTCGGCGAGGGCTGCTACCTGCACACAGCCATCGTGCTCACCTACTCCACGGACAAGCTCCGCAAGTGGATGTTCATCTGCATCGGCTGGT GTATCCCCTTTCCCATCATCGTCGCCTGGGCCATCGGGAAGCTGTACTACGACAATGAGAA GTGCTGGTTTGGGAAGCGAGCGGGAGTTTACACCGACTACATTTACCAAGGTCCCATGATCCTGGTGCTGCTG ATCAACTTCATCTTTCTGTTCAACATCGTCCGAATCCTCATGACGAAGCTCCGAGCTTCAACCACATCGGAGACAATCCAGTACAG GAAAGCAGTCAAGGCCACACTGGTGCTGCTGCCCTTGCTGGGAATCACCTACATGCTGTTCTTTGTCAACCCGGGGGAGGATGAGATCTCCAGGATTGTCTTCATCTACTTTAACTCCTTTCTGGAGTCCTTCCAG GGCTTCTTCGTCTCCGTCTTCTACTGCTTCCTGAACAGCGAG GTCCGATCAGCCGTACGGAAGCGGTGGCACCGATGGCAGGACAAGCACTCCATCCGCGCCCGCGTGGCTCGGGCCATGTCTATCCCCACCTCCCCAACCCGTGTCAGCTTCCACAGCATCAAGCAGTCCACAGCCGTCTGA